One genomic region from Vibrio sp. SCSIO 43137 encodes:
- a CDS encoding efflux transporter outer membrane subunit, translated as MNTQRLNQKGITLCLIALLAGCSSLDSQQHYSQQANEVLVPDNWSQSDAYQNRTFTNQLLTIVDQPSVSELVKQTLAANYDLRRTAITLKQAQLLQVQSGIAERPSLDAKYSAQRAKQGKISSSQTVSLDLSWELDVWGRLADATDASIANTRAAELDLQAARNSLAARVVQAWLDIVYRAEIIRVEQEWVKSLTNTEEIIKEQVLDGVKEPADLDTARAETEKTRATLANRIYQQKIAMRKLNVLRGRSDHDLSELSMTLPDIAHPPVQLPGKVIGSRPDLIAAYQRVLQADKNTSVAYKELLPKFTLTASVSRTGNSMDQLLNNSSAWSLLGNITAPLFNRDKLKTSAEIEQLKAESSYLAYQNTLLNALSEVENAFDQEASYRQQQSHLKKALDFSLASMGNYQERYQDGVSDILTLLTAKQSAFQARIQLLQTEQARFSNRITLGLALGMGV; from the coding sequence ATGAACACGCAACGTTTAAACCAAAAGGGGATTACACTCTGTCTTATCGCCCTTTTAGCTGGCTGCAGTTCTCTCGATTCTCAGCAACATTATTCGCAACAGGCGAATGAAGTGTTGGTTCCGGATAACTGGTCACAGTCAGATGCGTATCAAAATCGCACCTTCACCAATCAACTTCTCACCATAGTCGATCAACCTTCGGTTTCAGAATTGGTGAAACAGACACTGGCAGCAAACTACGATCTCCGCCGTACCGCGATAACCCTTAAACAGGCTCAACTTCTTCAGGTACAGTCTGGTATTGCTGAGCGTCCCTCTCTGGATGCCAAATACAGTGCCCAAAGAGCTAAGCAGGGTAAGATTTCCAGTTCACAGACAGTATCACTTGATCTTAGCTGGGAGCTGGATGTATGGGGCAGGCTGGCTGATGCCACTGATGCATCCATTGCCAACACCCGTGCAGCAGAGCTGGATCTTCAGGCGGCAAGAAACTCACTGGCAGCCAGAGTGGTTCAGGCATGGCTGGATATTGTTTACCGAGCTGAAATTATCCGGGTCGAGCAGGAGTGGGTTAAAAGCCTGACCAATACTGAAGAAATTATCAAAGAGCAAGTTTTGGATGGTGTGAAAGAGCCTGCTGATTTAGACACTGCGAGAGCGGAGACAGAGAAGACCAGAGCGACTCTTGCCAACCGTATCTATCAGCAGAAAATCGCAATGCGAAAACTCAATGTGTTGCGCGGCCGTAGTGACCATGATCTGAGTGAGCTGTCCATGACGTTGCCAGATATTGCTCACCCGCCAGTTCAGCTTCCCGGTAAGGTTATCGGCTCACGACCGGATCTGATTGCGGCTTATCAAAGAGTGTTGCAAGCCGATAAAAATACCTCAGTGGCCTATAAAGAGCTTCTGCCTAAATTTACCCTGACGGCCTCCGTCAGCCGTACCGGCAATAGCATGGATCAGTTGCTGAACAACTCTTCTGCATGGTCTCTGCTGGGCAATATTACCGCCCCTCTGTTTAACCGCGACAAGCTAAAGACCAGTGCAGAAATAGAGCAGCTAAAAGCTGAGTCCAGCTATCTCGCCTATCAGAACACTCTGCTTAATGCGCTGAGTGAAGTAGAGAACGCCTTTGATCAGGAAGCCTCTTATCGTCAGCAGCAATCACACCTGAAAAAAGCCCTCGACTTCTCCTTAGCCAGTATGGGCAATTATCAGGAGCGTTATCAGGATGGTGTCAGCGATATCCTGACACTGCTAACCGCCAAGCAGTCGGCTTTTCAGGCCAGAATTCAACTTTTACAAACCGAACAAGCGCGTTTTTCTAACCGGATTACCTTAGGACTCGCATTAGGAATGGGAGTGTAA
- a CDS encoding efflux RND transporter periplasmic adaptor subunit — protein sequence MKQNTIRKVLISTLAVAAIPAALLYTDYAISNQPETVAEKPVVTLPKVTTEQLHSGDNASVIEAFGEVKSSDTLSLLSEVSGKVIWRSEQFRTGEKVAKGTLLARVDDTAYKVELTKAQKSLADAELALIQEKRKYKRAEENWKRSGIKDKPTALALRQPQLNIAQAQYNSAKEQVAYEESKLKDTRFYAPFDAVITARSVSEGSYLSQGSKLGELKSSQVAEVNIALS from the coding sequence ATGAAACAGAATACCATCAGAAAAGTACTGATCAGTACCCTTGCTGTGGCGGCTATCCCGGCTGCTTTGCTTTATACCGACTACGCCATCAGCAACCAGCCAGAAACTGTGGCAGAGAAGCCAGTTGTTACCCTGCCTAAGGTGACTACTGAGCAATTACATTCCGGTGATAACGCCAGTGTGATTGAGGCTTTTGGTGAAGTAAAAAGCAGCGATACATTAAGTTTACTAAGTGAAGTTTCAGGAAAAGTTATCTGGCGTTCAGAGCAATTCAGAACGGGTGAGAAAGTGGCTAAAGGTACGCTACTGGCGCGGGTGGATGATACTGCTTATAAAGTCGAACTGACCAAAGCGCAAAAATCACTGGCGGACGCTGAGCTGGCACTGATTCAGGAGAAGAGAAAATACAAACGGGCAGAGGAGAACTGGAAACGTTCGGGAATCAAAGATAAACCTACCGCACTGGCGTTGAGACAGCCACAGTTAAACATTGCACAGGCTCAATATAATTCAGCCAAAGAGCAGGTCGCTTATGAAGAGAGCAAGCTGAAAGACACTCGTTTTTATGCGCCGTTTGATGCTGTTATTACCGCCAGATCAGTTTCCGAAGGCAGTTATCTGTCTCAGGGAAGTAAGCTGGGTGAGCTTAAATCCTCTCAGGTTGCAGAGGTAAATATTGCTCTTTCATAG
- a CDS encoding surface lipoprotein assembly modifier, with translation MKHLYPLCLVPLLLSGTATAETSKKGISGEIGFIAGYSRNTSNFNLDNETKSGSLNSKGKTEGEAVFGPLGQVRYNMGDKEIFLGTSQEDIVKGIFAVELGYKQEISRNGSLSFSYLPTVVEGETWRDPYVVNSKREKTDISGNAYRLKYEFLSLTADVIYYDYDIDKEESGTSQNVNRSLLKRSGDGYIAHVGVGLPITSSTIIEPALYYRKNSADGKAMAYDQTGVGITFIQMFGDNTLAIDTRYSKSEHKAVNPVFNKKQKDSDTSITISFEKSQFMGWSAVNLNAALSYSKSDSNIAFYDESEIAAFTGMNYQF, from the coding sequence ATGAAACATTTGTACCCTTTGTGTTTGGTCCCGTTACTGCTGTCAGGGACCGCAACAGCAGAGACATCAAAAAAAGGAATTAGCGGGGAAATTGGCTTTATTGCCGGATATTCGCGAAACACCAGCAACTTTAATCTGGATAACGAAACCAAAAGCGGTAGCCTGAACAGCAAAGGTAAAACCGAAGGGGAAGCAGTATTTGGCCCGCTGGGACAGGTTCGTTACAACATGGGCGACAAAGAGATTTTTCTCGGCACCAGTCAGGAGGATATCGTTAAAGGTATTTTTGCTGTTGAACTAGGTTATAAGCAAGAGATCAGCCGTAACGGCAGCCTCTCTTTTTCCTATCTGCCAACGGTAGTTGAAGGAGAAACATGGCGTGACCCTTATGTTGTAAATAGTAAGAGGGAAAAAACCGATATTTCCGGCAATGCCTATCGCTTAAAGTACGAGTTTCTTAGCCTGACAGCCGACGTAATTTATTACGACTATGACATAGATAAAGAAGAGTCAGGAACCAGCCAGAATGTTAATCGTAGTCTGCTAAAGCGCAGTGGTGACGGCTATATTGCTCATGTGGGTGTTGGCTTACCTATCACCTCTTCCACTATCATTGAACCGGCCTTGTACTACAGAAAAAACTCTGCTGACGGTAAGGCCATGGCTTATGATCAGACAGGAGTCGGTATCACTTTTATTCAGATGTTTGGTGACAATACTCTGGCTATCGACACCCGTTATTCTAAATCAGAACATAAAGCCGTTAACCCGGTATTTAATAAAAAACAGAAAGACAGCGATACCAGCATAACCATCTCATTTGAAAAAAGTCAGTTTATGGGCTGGAGTGCCGTCAACCTGAATGCCGCACTAAGCTACAGTAAATCGGATTCCAATATCGCCTTTTATGATGAAAGTGAGATTGCGGCCTTTACCGGAATGAACTATCAGTTTTAA
- a CDS encoding glyceraldehyde-3-phosphate dehydrogenase: MSPEKHLLDWQTSQTIAEATTPMIRQLYREKGVEVLLFGKTLVNAYVIDVIKSHRLARHYTGTPLSLEQTLPVIKGLTELDALSACRVDVGQLAHQYWQNHSDESAIKDFLMSSLADAMNGGTVSEPKDVVLYGFGRIGRLLTRLLVEKSGPGYPLRLRAIVVRGGKKGDLEKRASLLRRDSVHGQFNGSIIVDKERKAIIANGNYIQIIYANKPEEVDYTAYGINDALVVDNTGVWRDMDGLGQHVACNGAAKALLTAPGKGEIKNVVFGVNQDVIKPEDTIISAASCTTNAITPVLKAVNDKYGVTSGHIETVHSFTNDQNLIDNFHSGERRGRSASLNMVLTSTGAASAVAKALPELAGKLTGNSIRVPTPNVSMAVANLNLEKGTDKDELNAYLREMALNSDLSAQIDYTDSTEIVSSDLVGSRYAGVVDGAATIAQDNRCVLYIWYDNEFGYSCQVVHCMEQMMGVRYKTYPVS; the protein is encoded by the coding sequence ATGAGTCCAGAAAAACATCTTCTAGACTGGCAAACCAGCCAAACGATTGCGGAAGCAACAACCCCTATGATCCGTCAGCTATATCGCGAGAAAGGCGTAGAGGTTTTACTGTTTGGTAAAACACTGGTAAATGCGTATGTAATTGATGTTATTAAGAGCCACCGCCTTGCCCGCCACTATACCGGAACGCCACTATCTCTGGAGCAGACTCTGCCGGTGATTAAAGGGCTGACGGAGTTGGATGCTCTTTCCGCTTGCCGCGTAGATGTTGGTCAGTTAGCACACCAGTACTGGCAGAACCACTCTGATGAGAGTGCTATTAAAGACTTCCTGATGAGTTCTCTTGCTGATGCCATGAACGGCGGAACCGTTTCAGAACCAAAAGATGTTGTTCTGTATGGCTTTGGCCGTATCGGTCGTCTTCTGACCCGACTGCTGGTTGAGAAAAGTGGTCCGGGTTACCCGTTACGTCTGCGTGCTATTGTGGTTCGCGGCGGTAAAAAAGGTGATTTAGAGAAGCGTGCAAGCCTGCTACGTCGTGACTCAGTTCATGGACAGTTCAACGGCAGCATTATTGTTGACAAAGAGCGTAAAGCCATTATTGCGAATGGTAACTATATTCAGATCATTTACGCGAACAAGCCGGAAGAGGTGGATTACACCGCATACGGAATTAACGACGCGCTGGTAGTGGATAATACCGGTGTATGGCGTGATATGGATGGCCTTGGTCAGCACGTTGCCTGTAACGGTGCGGCAAAAGCACTGCTAACTGCCCCGGGCAAAGGCGAAATTAAGAACGTTGTATTCGGTGTAAACCAGGATGTGATTAAGCCGGAAGATACCATTATCTCTGCGGCAAGCTGTACCACCAACGCTATTACTCCTGTGCTTAAGGCAGTCAATGATAAATACGGTGTGACATCTGGTCATATCGAAACAGTACACTCATTTACTAACGACCAGAACCTGATCGATAACTTCCACTCTGGTGAGCGTCGCGGACGTAGTGCTTCATTGAACATGGTGCTTACTTCTACCGGTGCAGCAAGTGCGGTTGCCAAAGCGCTGCCTGAACTGGCTGGTAAACTGACAGGTAACTCTATCCGTGTACCAACGCCGAATGTTTCAATGGCGGTTGCTAACCTGAACCTTGAGAAAGGCACAGATAAAGATGAGCTAAATGCTTATCTTCGTGAGATGGCACTTAATTCAGATTTGTCAGCACAAATCGACTATACCGACTCAACTGAAATCGTATCCAGCGACCTGGTTGGTTCCCGCTATGCAGGTGTGGTAGATGGTGCGGCGACTATCGCTCAGGATAATCGTTGTGTACTTTACATCTGGTATGACAATGAGTTTGGCTATAGCTGTCAGGTTGTTCACTGCATGGAGCAGATGATGGGCGTGCGCTATAAAACCTACCCTGTTAGTTAA